Sequence from the Ornithinimicrobium humiphilum genome:
ACAACCGCCAGTACGGCCTGACCCCGCGCCGGCTGCGGCAGAAGTCCGACGAGCGGCTGCGTCCCCGCACCCTGGGCAAGCTCGCCGACCAGGACTGACCCGGCGTCGGCGACCCGCCTCGGCGGGCCGGTCAGCTCGTCCAGGCGCGCCAGAGCGCGGCGTACTCCCCGTCCGCGGCCATGAGCTCGTCGTGGCTGCCGAGCTCGACGACCCGACCGTCCTGGACGACCGCGATGCGGTCGGCGTCGTGCGCGGTGTGCAGCCGGTGCGCGATCGCCACGACGGTCCGGTTGGTCAGCAGGGCGTTCATCGAGCCCTCGAGGTGCCGGGCCGTGCGCGGGTCGATGAGCGAGGTCGCCTCGTCGAGGACCAGCGTGTGCGGGTCGGCGAGGATCAGCCGTGCCAGGGCGACCTGCTGGGCCTGCGCCGGGGTGAGCGTCTGGTTGCCCGACCCCAGGACGGTGTCCAGCCCCTCGGGCAGCGCCGCCACCCAGGTGTCGGCGTCCACGGTGGAGAGCGCACGCCAGACCTCGGCGTCGTCGGCGCCCTCGCGCGCCAGCACGACGTTGTCCCGGACCGTGCCCCGGAAGACGTGGTGCTCCTGGGTGACCAGCGCGACCTCCCGCCGCAGGGCCTCGAGCGGCAGCTCGACGAGCTCGACGCCGCCGACGGTGACCGAGCCCTCACGCGGGCCGTGGATGCCCGACAGCAGCCGGCCCAGGGTGGACTTGCCCGACCCCGACGGCCCGACGATCGCCAGCCGCTCCCCGTGACGCAGGCTGAGGTCGATGCCGTGCAGCACGTCCTGGCCGTCGCGGTAGGCGTAGCGCAGGCCACGTCCGGCCAGGTCGCTGCCCTCCGGCGACGCCGTGCCGGGCGTGCGGTCGGGCGGCACCTCGGCGATCCCGAGCAGGCGGGTGGTCGAGGCGATGCCGACCTGCAGCCGGTCGACGGTGCCCACGAGGCGGTCGAAGGGACCGTAGAAGGTCTCGATGTAGAGCATCGCGGTGGTGAGCTGGCCCAGCGTGACCGCCCCGCGCGAGTAGAGCAGGGCACCGACCACCAGGGTGATGACCCGCGGCAGCGAGAACGCCATGTCCATGATCGCGAAGAGCAGGTTGCGCAGGACCAGGCCGTAGCGCTCCGCCTGCGAGCTCACGTCGATGTCGTCGACGGCCGCCCGACGGCGCTCGGGCTGCATCCCGAAGGTCTCGACGGTCCGCGCACCCTCGACGGTCTCGGTGAGGGAGGTGTTGATCTGCGAGTAGGTGGCGCCCTCGAGCAGGTAGGCCGCGGGCGCCCGCTGCAGGTAGCGACGCACCTGCCACAGCGACAGCGAGGCGGTGACGAGCGTGGGGACGGCCAGCGCCCACGAGTTGAGGATCATCGCCCCCACCGTGAGCAGCACGGTGACGGCGCCGATGATGAACTCGGGCAGCGCCCAGCGGACGGCACCGCTCATCGAGCCGACGTCGCGGGTGACGCGGGTGACGAGGTCGCCGGTGCTGGCCGACTCGACCCGCCCCAGGGGCAGGCGCAGCACGGCCCGGATCACGTGCTCGCGGGCCTCGGCGAGCACGGCCTGCCCGAGCACGGCGGCGAGCCACTTGGCGAGGAAGGTCAGCACGGCCTGCGCGACGAGGACGCCCACGACGAGCAGCCCGAAGCGGGTGAGCAGGCCGTCGGCGGGCCTGCCGCCGGCCTCGACCACCGCGTCGACGAGGCGGCCCAGCAGCATCGGCACCGCCAGCCCGGCGCCCGCGGCGAACGCGTTGGCCAGGGTGACGACCACGACGAGCCCGCCCCGGCTGCGCAGCAGCCCCCGCAGGTAGGTCATGACGGTGCCGCTGGAGGCGACGGGCAGGCCGCGCTCGGGGTCCTGGCTCTTCTGCAGGTGCTCCTCGGCGCGCTGCCGACGCAACCGGTGGCGCTCCCACAGGAGGCGGAAGCGCTCGCGCGTCGGCGTGCCCGGGGCCGGGGGCCGCAGCTCCTCCGGCACGGCCGACGGGCGGTGCCCGGGCTCGCGCCAGGTGCGCGCGGAGTCCTCGGCGAGCCTGGTGTCGAGGGTCACGGCGAGGTCACCTCCTCGGGCAGGTGGGTGGGCAGCTCGTGCTGCGCGGGGTCGGTCGGGGTCGGCTGGTCCGGAACCTCGCCGGACGGGGCGGGGTCGAGGGCCTCGGCGCGCTCGCCCCGCAGGACGGTGCGCCGGTAGGCCTCGCAGGTGCTGACGAGCTCGTCGTGGGTGCCGGTGGCCACGACGACGCCGTGCTCGAGGAGGGCGACCTCGTCGGCGTGGTGCAGGAGCAGCGGCGAGGCGGTCATGACCACGGTGGTCCGGCCCCGGCGGTGCTCGGGCAGCCGAGCGGCGATCCGGGCCTCGGTGTGGGCGTCGACCGCGGAGGTGGGCTCGACCAGCACGAGCACGGGCGGGTCGGCAGCCAGCGCCCGGGCGAGCACCAGCCGCTGGCGCTGCCCGCCGGACAGCCCGCGGCCGCGCTCGTCGAGCACGCCCTGCCAGCCACCGGGGAGGATGTCGTAGACGTCCTCGGCAGCCGCGGCGTGCAGCGCCGCCTCGGCCTGCTCGCGGGTGAGCGTGCCGTGCGGGTCGACGGAGTCCTGGAGGGTGCCGGCGAAGACGTGGGCGCGGGTGTCGCTGACCAGCACCGTCTCGCGCACCTGGTCGAGCGGCAGGGCGGACAGGTCGACGTCACCGATCCGCACGCCCCACGGCCGCCTGGCCCGCTCGGTGTCCCGCTCGGCGAGCGCGGCGCGGGCGGCCTCCCGCTCGCGCCGGGCCCGGCGTGCGGCGCCCCCCGAGGCCTCGTCGTCGTCATCGCCCGAGAGCGCGTCGTCAGCGGGCAGGTAGCGGCCCAGCCGGTCGGCCAGCGCGGCGCTGTCGTCCGGGAGCGCGCTGACGACCATGGTCAGCCGGCCGGGCCGCACCCGCAGGCCGGAGGCCTCGTCGACCAGCTCGGCCGTCACGTCGACCGCGACCCGCTCGCGCTCCGGCCAGGGGTCGGGGGTGCCCAGCACGCCGATGGTCTTGCGGGCCGAGACGAAGGACCGGGTGATCTGCTGCGCCGCCTCGAAGACGACGCGGATCGGCTGCACGAGGAAGAGCGCGTAGCCCAGGAAGGTCACCAGCTGGCCGATGGCCAGCTCGCCGCGGCCCACCGCGCGCACGCCCAGCACGAGGAGCGCGACGACGAAGAGGCCGGAGAGCAGGACGCCGACCGCCTCGACCAGCGCGGCCCAGGCGCCGGCCTGGACGCCGGCGGCGCGGACCCGCTGGGACTGCCGTGCGTAGTTGGTGCCGAAGATCCGCTCGCCGCCGATGCCGCGCAGGATGCGCAGGCCGGCCACGATGTCGGTGGCCATCGACGTCAGCTCCGAGTCGCGCGAGCGCTCGCGCGTCTGCGCCGCGGACAGCGGCCGCAGCAGCACGCTGGAGACGACCACCAGGAGCGGGGCGACCAGCAGCACGACGAGACCGAGCGGCACCGAGATCTGCAGCACGATGACCGCGACGAGGAGGTAGGCGACGACGTTGCCGACGAGCCGGGAGAGGATCTCGACGAAGTGGCCGAACTGCTCGCCGTCGCTGCCGCTGACCGAGAGGACCTCGCCGGTGGGGGCGCGACGGGTGAGCACGTGGCCCAGGCGGGCGGTCTTGTTGGTGACCAGACCGGTCTGGCCGTAGGACGCCACGAGCCAGGAGCGGACGACGACCGTGTGGTAGAAGACGCCGCTGCCGCCGCCGACCAGGGTGATGGCCAGCAGGACCAGGCACCACAGCGCGATGCGGCTGCCGTCCTGGGCGACGATCCCCTCGTCGATGGCGCGCCCGAACACCCACGGGGTGAGGGCGGTGGGCAGCATCCAGAGCAGGCTGCACAGGCAGGCCGCGACCACGAGGTCGGGCTGCTGGCGGACCAGCCACCAGAGGAACCGGCCGGGGCCGCGGGTGTCGGGCACGCCGGAGGTGCCGGGCCCGGCCCAGGCGGTGATGGTGGGGGGAAAGTCGCGCATGGCGTCCCCCAGGGTAGGTCGCGGCACCGACGGGCCACCAACGGTTTATGCCGGTCACCCGGTGGTGCCACCCGGCTCGCGCAGGTGAGAGGATGGGGCAGACATCTGACCGGCCGCACTGGAGGACGCGTGACCACTCGCCAGAACCTCGCCTGGTGGCAGAAGCTGCTCATGGCGCTGAAGCTGTGGCGCCCCACCTACCGCACCCTGCACCACGAGCTGCGGGACATGGAGCGCCCGCCCGTGCCCCCGGTGACCGGTGCCTACGGCAACCGCGTCGACCTCACGCACCGCCGCCGGCTGGTCCCCCAGTCCGGCGACCGCGACTGACGCGGGCCGGATCGGCCGACGTCCGTCGGTGCGGGCTGGCACAGTGAACGCGTGACCGGCCCGACAGCAGAGCCCTCCACGGTCCTCGACCGCTTCTCGCCCGCGACCCGGGCGTGGTTCGAGGCGTCCTTCCCCGGGCCCACCGCCGCCCAGGCGGGGGCCTGGAGCGCCATCAGCCGGGGCGAGCACACCCTCGTCGTCGCCCCGACCGGCTCCGGCAAGACCCTCTCGGCCTTCCTCTGGGCGATCGACCGGATCGTCGCCGGGACGGGCGACGTCACCTCCGGCGCGGCCGCGGCCCCCACGAACGTCGACGGCGGACCCCGCGGACGCTGCCGCGTCCTCTACGTCTCCCCGCTCAAGGCGCTCGCCGTCGACGTCGAGCGCAACCTGCGCTCCCCCCTCGTGGGCATCGGGCACGCCGCGACGCGGCTCGGCCTGCCCTCCCCGAGCGTGTCCGTGGCGGTCCGCTCGGGCGACACCCCGGCCGCGGAGCGGCGGGCCTTCGCCAAGGAGGGCGCGGAGATCCTCATCACCACGCCGGAGTCGCTCTTCCTGCTGCTCACCTCGCAGGCCCGCAGCGCGCTCACCGGTGTGGAGTCGGTCATCGTCGACGAGGTGCACGCCGTCGCCGGCACCAAGCGCGGTGCGCACCTCGCGGTCACCCTGGACCGGCTCGACGCCCTGCTCGAGCGCCCCGCGCAGCGGATCGGGCTGTCCGCGACGGTGCGCCCCGTCGAGGAGGTCGCGCGCTACCTCGCCGGCGGGCGCCCGGTGACGACGGTGCAGCCGCCGTCGACGAAGCGCTGGGACCTGCAGGTCGTCGTGCCCGTCCCCGACATGAGCGATCCGGGCGCGACGGAGCCCGCACGCCCCGGCGGGCCGCCCGCCTCCCGAGCGACGGCGGACGACCTCGCCGAGCGCGTCGACGAGTGGGCCCGCGGCGGGAGCACGGGCGGGGCCGGCGACCTGGACGAGCCGGACCAGACAGGGCCGGACGGCGCCCTCGACGACGACCACCCGGCCGACGGGACCGGCCCGGTCGGCGCGGGCCCGGTGCTGCCCGACCTCGACGGGGACGCCGGCGACGTCTGGCAGCCGGCCGACGACCCCGAGGAGCGGGCCTCCATCTGGCCGCACGTCGAGCGTCGGGTGGGCGAGCTCATCGAGCATCACACCTCGACCCTCGTCTTCACCAACTCCCGCCGGGTCGCCGAGCGCTTCACCACGCGGCTCAACGACGCCTGGGAGGAGCGGGCCGAGCGCCTCGCCGAGGCCGCCGGCACGGAGGGGTCCGCCGGGGCCGGCACCGAGGAGGACGCCCGCCCGGCGCGCCCCGCCCGGCCGCCCGCCCAGGTCATGGGCCAGGCCGGCGCCGGGGGCGCCGCTCCTCCCGTCCTCGCCCGCGCCCACCACGGGTCCGTGAGCAAGGAGCAGCGGGCGGTCATCGAGGACGCCCTCAAGACCGGCCGGCTGCCCGCCGTCGTCGCGACCAGCAGCCTCGAGCTCGGCATCGACATGGGCGCGGTCGACCTCGTCGTGCAGGTCGCCAGCCCGCCCAGCGTCGCCTCCGGCCTGCAGCGCGTCGGCCGGGCCGGTCATCAGGTCGGCGCCGTGAGCGAGGGCGTCTTCTTCCCCACGCACCGGGCCGATCTCGTCCAGACCGCGGTCGTGGTGGACCGCATGCGGGCCGGCCTCATCGAGCAGCTGCGGGTGCCCGCCAACCCGCTCGACGTGCTCGCCCAGCAGATCGTCGCGATGGTCGCGATGGACGAGTGGGCGGTGCCCGAGCTCTTCGAGCTGGTCCGGCGCTCGGCCTCCTTCGCCTCGCTGCCCCGGCCCCTCCTCGAGGCCGTGCTCGACATGCTCGCCGGGCGCTATCCCGGCGAGGACTTCGCCGACCTGCGCCCGCGCATCGAGTGGGACCGCGTCACCGACCGGCTCACCGCCCGCCGCGGGGCGCAGCTGCTGGCGGTCACCTCCGGCGGCACCATCCCCGACCGCGGCCTGTATGCCGTGATGCTCGCCACCGGCGACGGGCCCGGCCGGCGGGTGGGCGAGCTTGACGAGGAGATGGTCTACGAGTCCCGGGTGGGCGACGTCTTCACGCTGGGCACCACCAGCTGGCGGATCGAGGACATCACCCACGACCAGGTGCTCGTCACGCCCGCCCCCGGCCAGATCGGGCGACTGCCCTTCTGGAAGGGCGAGTCCCAGGGACGACCGGCCGAGCTCGGCGCGGCGGTCGGCGCCTTCGTCCGCGAGCTCGCCGGCCTGCCGCGCGAGGCGGCCCTGGCCTCGCTCGCGGAGCGCGGTCTGGACCCGTGGGCGGCCGACAACCTCGTCACCTACGTCGCCGAGCAGCGCGAGGCGACCTCGGTGCTGCCCGACGACCGCACGGTGGTCGTCGAGCGCTTCCGCGACGAGGTCGGCGACTGGCGCGTCGTCGTCCACTCCCCCTGGGGCCGTCCGGTCCACGGGCCGTGGGCGTTGTGCCTGGCCGCCCGGATGCGCGAGCGCTACGGCACCGACGTGCAGGCGATGGCCGCCGACGACGGCATCGTGCTCCGGCTGCCCGACCTGGGCGGCTGGGACGAGGCAGGTCGCCGGGTCGACGACGCCGGCGAGGCGGCCCGGCTCGACGCCGAGATCGCCGACCTGCTCACCCTCGACCCCGACGAGGTCGCCGACCTCGTCACCGCCGAGATCGGTGGGTCGGCCCTCTTCGCCTCCCGCTTCCGCGAGTGCGCGGCCCGGGCCCTCCTGCTGCCCCGCCGCAACCCCGGCCGCCGCCAGCCTCTCTGGCAGCAGCGGCAGCGCTCCGCCCAGCTGCTCGAGGTGGCGGCCCGCTACCCGACCTTCCCGATCGTCCTCGAGGCGGTGCGCGAGTGCGTCCAGGACGTCTTCGACGTCTCCGCGCTCGTCGAGCTCATGCGCGGCATCGCCAGCCGCGAGATCCGCGTCATCTCGGTGGCCAGCGCGACCCCGTCGCCCTTCGCCCGGTCGCTGCTCATGGGCTACATCGCCCAGTTCCTCTACGAGGGGGACTCCCCGCTGGCCGAGCGCCGGGCGGCGGCCCTGTCCCTGGACCCCGCCCTCCTGGCCGAGCTGCTCGGCCGGGGCGAGGGCACCTCGCTGCGCGACCTCCTCGACCCGGAGGTGGTCGCCCGCACGCACGCCGAGCTGCAGCGACTGGTCCCCGAGCGGGCCGCCCGCGACAGCCAGGACGTCGTCGACCTGCTGCGGGTGCTCGGACCGCTGACCACCGACGAGATCCGCGAGCGCACCCGCGAGGAGGTCCGCGAGGAGGTGCCCGGCTGGCTCGCCGAGCTCGCGGGGGCCCGCCGCGTCCTCGAGGTCCGGATCGCCGGTCAGCAGCGGTGGGCGGACGCCCAGGACGCCGCCCGGCTGCGGGACGCGCTCGGCACCGCCATCCCCGTCGGGGTGCCCGCCGCCTACCTCGAGGCGGTCGAGGACCCGCTGGGCGACCTGGTCCTGCGCTACGCCCGCACCCACACGCCCTTCCCTCTCGAGGACCTCTCCGCGCGCCTCGGGCTGGGCAGCGCCGTCGTGCGCGACGCGGCCCGTCGCCTGGTGTCCTCGGGACGGCTGGTCGAGGGCGCCCTCGTCCCGCACGGCACCGGCACCGAGGACCTCTGCGACGCCGAGGTGCTGCGGCTGCTGCGCCGCCGTTCTCTGGCGGCCCTGCGCCAGGAGGTCGAGCCGGTCACCCGGGCGACCTACGCCCGCTTCCTGCCGCGTTGGCAGTCCGCCACCGGGCTGGCCTCCGTCGGTGGCCGTGCCGGCACGGGGTCGGGCGTCGACGGCGTGCTCCGTGCCGTCGAGCAGCTGGCGGGTGCCCGCCTGCCCGCCTCGGCGGTGGAGTCGCTCGTCCTGCCGGCCCGGGTGCGCGACTACTCCCCCGCCCTCCTCGACGAGCTGATGACCACCGGGGAGGTGCTCTGGCAGGGGCACGGCAGCCTGCCCGGCGACGACGGCTGGGTGTCGCTGCACCTGGCCGAGACGGCCCCGCTGACGCTCCTGGAGCCCGAGCCCGTGGGGTCGGAGACCGCCCGGGCCGTCCTGGAGCTGCTGGAGCGGGTGCCCGGCGGTGCCTACTTCTTCCGGGCGCTGGCGGACGCCGTCGGCTCGACCGACGACCAGGCCCTGATCACCACGCTGTGGGATCTCGTCTGGGCCGGCCACGTCAGCGCAGACACCTTCGCCCCCGTCCGTGCCCTGCTGGGCTCCGGGCGCACCGCCCACCGCTCCCGCCGGGCGCCCCGCGCCTCCGGGCGGTGGTCACGCTCCTCGGTCGCGCTGTCCGCCCGCTCCTCCCGCCCCTCGATGCCCACCCGCTCGGGCCCGCCGTCGGGCGTCGGACGCTGGTCGCTGCTGCCCTCCCCGGAGCCGGCGGGCACGGTCCGGGCGCTCGCCACCGCCGAGCAGCTGCTGGACCGCTACGGCGTGCTGACACGCGGCTCGGTGGTCGCGGAGGGCATCCCCGGCGGCTATGCCGGCGTCTACCGCGTGCTCGCCGGGGCCGAGGAGGCCGGCCGGGTGCGCCGCGGCTACGTGGTCGAGGGCCTGGGCGCCGCGCAGTTCGGTTCCGCCGGAGCCATCGACCGGCTCCGCGCCCTCGACGGCGAGCGCGACGACCCGGGCCGCCAGCCCGACGTCGTGCTCCTCGCCGCGACCGACCCGGCCAACCCCTACGGCGCCGCGGTGCCGTGGCCGGAGCGGGGCGAGGGCGAGGAGACCGCCACCGCGCACCGTCCCGGACGCAAGGCCGGGGCGATGGTCGTGCTCGTCGACGGCGACCTCGCGCTCTACCTCGAGCGCGGCGGACGCTCGGCGCTGACCTTCTCGCTGCCCGACCACGTCGAGCCCGGTCCGGTCTGGGAGACGGTGGCGGCCACGCTCGTCGGCGCGGTGCGCTCCGGGGCCCTGGCCGGGCTGACCGTGGCCAAGATCGACGGCGCCGGTGCGCTCTCCTCCGAGCACCCGCTCGCCACCGCGATGGTGGCCGCCGGCTTCCACACCGCTCCCGCGGGGCTGCGGCTGCGGCGCTGAGACGAGGAGGACCGCTGCGCCCGGCTCAGTCGTCGACGGCGTCCAGGCCCTTGCGCCGCAGCTCTGCGAGGTGGTCGAGCATGTTCTGCAGGACCTCCGGCGGGTGCGGCTCCCAGTCGGCCACCTCGCGGACGACGCGCACCGGGTCCTGGGTCCGGTAGGAGCGCGTGGGGTTGCCCTCGAAGCGCGTGTCCGTCAGGTTGGGGTCGTCCTCGACCGGACCGGTGGGCTCCACCTCGTAGACGCGGCCGGGACCGTCCCCGTGGGCGAGCTCGGCGCCCCACACGGCGGCGTCGAGGGTCGCGGTGAGGTAGACGTGGTTGGCCGTCCGATCGCCGAAGTTCGAGGCGTGGCCGGGCACGAGCAGGTCGCCCACCGACAGCTCGGCCCTCGTGCCATGGAAGAACGGGCCGTGGTCCTCCGGTTCCGCGCGTCCTGCGCCCATGCGCCCACCGTAGGGCAACCGGGCGCTATCTTGAGCGCATCGTCGGCCCGACCGACCTCCCGAAGGAGACCGCCATGCCCACCTCACCACTGCGTTCCCGCCTCGCCGCCGAGTTCCTCGGCACCTTCGTCCTCGTCCTCGGCGGCGCCGGCAGCGCCATCTTCGCCGCCAAGGTGATCAGCGAGGGCACCGTCAACATGGGCATCGGCTTCCTCGGGGTCGCTCTCGCCTTCGGCCTGACGGTCACCGTCATGGCCTATGCCGTCGGGCACATCTCCGGCGGCCACTTCAACCCCGCCGTCACCCTCGGCGCCCTGCTGGCCGGGCGCATCGACACCCGGTCGGTGCTGCCCTACATGGTGACCCAGGTCGTCGGGGCCTCGGTCGCCGGCCTCGTGCTCTTCGTGGTGGCCTCCGGCAAGGACGGCTTCGACCCGGTCGCCTCGGGCTTCGCCACCAACGGCTACGGCGACCGTTCGCCCGACGGCTACGGGCTGCTCGCCGCCCTCGTGATCGAGGTCGTGCTCACCGCGGTCTTCCTCTACGTGATCCTCGGCTCGACCGACACCCGCGCCCCGGCCGGCTTCGCCCCGCTGGCGATCGGTCTGAGCCTGACGCTCATCCACCTGGTCTCGATCCCGGTCACCAACACCTCGGTCAACCCGGCGCGCTCCCTGGGCGTGGCCTGGTTCGCCGGCGGTGAGGCGCTCGGGCAGGTCTGGCTGTTCGTCGTGGCCCCGCTCGCCGGCGCCGCGATCGCCGGCGCGACCTACCGGGCCCTCTTCCCCAACACCGAGGAGACCCTGCTCGAGGAGCCGTGAGCCCCCGTGGTCGAATGACCCCGTGAACGTGCGTCCCGGGGCCCTCAGCGCCCTGCTCGCGGCCCTGCTCGCGGCCGCCCTCTTCGGCACCACCGGGACCGCCCAGGCCCTCGGTCCCGACGGCACCGACCCCGCCTCGGTGGGCGCCCTGCGCATCGCGGTCGGGGCCTCGGTGCTCGCCCTGGCGGTGGTCGGCCGGTCCCGCCGTGCGGTTCGTCCGATCCGCGCAGGGCGCCTGCCCACCTGGACGCTCGTGCTCGTCGGCGGCCTGTGCGTCGCCTCCTACCAGGCCTGCTTCTTCCTCGGCGTCTCCCGCACCGGCGTGGCCGTGGGCACCGTCGTGGCGCTCGGCGTGGCCCCGCTGGCCACGGGGCTGCTCGCGATGCTCCTCGGCGAGCGCCCCGACCCGGTGTGGACCGGGGCCACCGCGGTGGCCGTGGTCGGCGTCGTGCTCCTCGTCATGGGATCCGGGTCGTCCACGACCTCGGTCGACCTCCTCGGGGTCGCGGCGGCGGTCGGCGCCGGGGTCTCCTACGCCGGCTACACCGTCGCGGCCCGGTCCCTCCTGCTCCGCGGTGCCGACGGCGTCCGGGTCATGGCGGGCTTCTTCGCCACCGGGGCGCTGGTGCTCCTGCCCGTGCTGCTCCTCCACCCGCCGGCCTGGGCCCTCACCGTGCGCGGCGCCGCCATGGTGCTCTGGCTGGGCGTGATGACCACCGCCGTGGCCTACCTCCTCTTCCAGCACGCCCTCTCGGGGCTGTCCGCCCGCACCGTGAGCACCCTGACCCTGGGCGAGCCGGTGACCGCGACCGTGCTGGGCGTCGTCGTGCTCTCCGAGCGGCTCTCCACCCTCACCGCCCTCGGGGTCGTGGTCGTGGTGGTCGGCCTGCTCCTCACCGGGCTGCCGCGCCGCTCCCCCGCGCCCGACGCGGCCCCCGTCACGGCGGCGCCCGCTGACCTACCCTGAGCGCATGAGCGACGAGGCCGACCCCCGCATCTCCGCCCTGCCCCTCCCCACCCGGGACGAGGTGCCCGAGGGCGTGCGGCGGTTGTGGGACAAGTCGCGCGAGGTGCTCGGCTTCGTCCCGAACGTCTTCGTCGCCCAGGCCTACAACGGCGAGCAGTTCCAGGCGTGGTGGGCCTACTTCAACCTGCTGGTCAACAAGGAGGGCCACCTGACCAACGCCGAGCGCGAGTTGCTCGCCGTCGTGGTCAGCGGGCTCAACCGCTGCACCTACTGCGCCGTCTCCCACGGCGCCGCGCTGCGCGTCGCCACCGGCGACCCGGTCACCGCCGACCTGGTCGCCGTCAACTGGCGGCAGGCCGGGCTGCCGGAGCGCGAGGCGGCCCTGGCCGCCTACGCCGAGAAGCTCACGCTCACCCCCGCCGAGGTGACGCCGGAGGACCTCGACGCGCTGCGCGCCGTGGGGCTGGACGACCACCAGATCCTCGAGGCGGTCCAGGTCGTCGGGATGTTCAACATGACCAACCGGGTGTCGACGGCGATCGCGATGCTCCCCAACGCCGAGTACCACTCCCTGGGGCGGGAGCCCGGTGCCTGAGGGCGACGCGGTATGGCGCACCGCGCGCCGGCTGCACCGGGCGCTCGCGGGGCAGGTGCTCGAGGGCAGCGACCTGCGGGTGCCGTCCCTGGCGACGGCCGACCTGGCGGGTCGCCGCACCCTGGAGGTCGTCCCCCGCGGCAAGCACCTGCTGCACCGGATGGAGGGCGACCTGACGCTGCACAGCCACCTGCGGATGGAGGGATCGTGGCGGGTGCACCCGGTGGCCCGGCGGCACACCTTCGCGGCCCGGCACACGGTGCGGGCGATGGTCTGGACGTCCGAGCGCGTCGCGGTCGGTGACAGCCTCGGGATGCTCGACCTGGTGCGGACCGCCGAGGAGCACCGCGTCGTGGGGCACCTGGGCCCGGACCTGCTCGACCCGGGCTACGACGGGGCCCTGGCGCTGTCCAACGTGCTGGCCGATCCCGCCCGCACCGTCACCGAGGCGCTGCTGGACCAGCGCAACGTCGCGGGGATGGGCACGATCTTCACGGCCGAGCCGCTCTTCGTGCACCGGATCAACCCGTGGACGCCGGTCGGCGAGGTCGGCGCGGACCGGGTCGCCGAGGTGCTCGACACGGCGCGGCGGGTGCTGGTGCTCAGCTGCCGCACGGGGCGGACGACCGTGACCGGACGGGCCGACGTCAACGCCGACGACGCCTGGGTGCACGGTCGGGTCGGGCTGCCGTGCAAGCGGTGCGGCACGACGGTGCGGCTGGCGACCATCGGACGGCAGCCGCAGGAGCGGGTGATGTTCTACTGCCCCACCTGCCAGGGCGGCCGGGCACCGACCGACGACGGGTCGCGGCAGACGCCGCTCGGGCACGGG
This genomic interval carries:
- a CDS encoding Fpg/Nei family DNA glycosylase, translated to MPEGDAVWRTARRLHRALAGQVLEGSDLRVPSLATADLAGRRTLEVVPRGKHLLHRMEGDLTLHSHLRMEGSWRVHPVARRHTFAARHTVRAMVWTSERVAVGDSLGMLDLVRTAEEHRVVGHLGPDLLDPGYDGALALSNVLADPARTVTEALLDQRNVAGMGTIFTAEPLFVHRINPWTPVGEVGADRVAEVLDTARRVLVLSCRTGRTTVTGRADVNADDAWVHGRVGLPCKRCGTTVRLATIGRQPQERVMFYCPTCQGGRAPTDDGSRQTPLGHGRARYA